One Coccinella septempunctata chromosome 8, icCocSept1.1, whole genome shotgun sequence genomic window carries:
- the LOC123318670 gene encoding putative nuclease HARBI1, giving the protein MNVNNRIIYFFLQLKKKYIIFPTHEELHTVAQSFPHYPGAVGAIDGTHIFAKVEKAQQDSYIDRYRRHSINLMAICDGNCFFTYIFVGFPGSAHDSRVFQNSSLYHQIESHGPHGFLMKIFIL; this is encoded by the exons ATGAACGTGAATAACAGAATCATATATTTCTTTTtgcaactaaaaaaaaaatatattatttttcctaCCCATGAAGAGCTTCACACTGTAGCACAAAGCTTCCCTCATTACCCAG GAGCAGTTGGAGCAATAGATGGGACCCATATATTTGCTAAGGTGGAGAAGGCTCAGCAAGATAGCTATATCGATAGATATAGAAGGCATTCAATAAATCTGATGGCTATATGCGATGGAAATTGTTTCTTCACTTACATATTCGTTGGATTTCCAGGATCTGCACATGATTCCCGG gtGTTTCAAAATTCTTCACTATATCATCAAATTGAGTCACATGGTCCGCACggttttttgatgaaaattttcatcttatAG
- the LOC123318356 gene encoding uncharacterized protein LOC123318356, with amino-acid sequence MSEVMKKIKACSYEMGDDCRCKRYKCFESVSLEERKRILKDFNNLCDYNRQNEYLGGLITIVPVKQRRNTKDDDEANFHTASYTYRVRCYVEGKLQDVHVCYKAFLAIHGISNRRVQTLKRKLTFSGVVGDDKRGKHDNRPHKLSVETKTEVFDYIKALKGRKSHYSPKDSSKVYLPEELNIKKLHRMYIYYIMSENPDNLVGYTTFREIFEQNFNISFGYPRKDTCSTCDLQKSEISLLERQIATCTEIETIMRLKKRS; translated from the coding sequence ATGAGTGAggtgatgaaaaaaattaaagcttGTTCCTACGAAATGGGTGACGACTGCCGATGTAAGAGGTACAAGTGTTTTGAATCTGTTTCCCTGGAAGAAAGAAAACGAATCTTGAAGGATTTTAATAATTTATGTGATTACAACCGTCAAAATGAATATTTAGGGGGTTTGATAACGATTGTCCCTGTCAAGCAACGGAGAAATACCAAAGACGACGATGAGGCAAACTTTCATACTGCCTCCTACACCTATCGTGTTCGATGTTACGTTGAAGGTAAGCTGCAAGATGTTCACGTTTGCTACAAAGCATTTTTAGCTATACACGGCATCTCTAACCGACGTGTACAAACATTGAAACGGAAATTGACTTTTTCTGGTGTTGTTGGTGACGATAAAAGAGGCAAACATGATAACCGACCTCATAAATTGAGTGTCGAAACCAAAACTGAAGTTTTTGACTACATAAAGGCTTTAAAAGGACGAAAATCCCACTACTCACCTAAAGACAGTTCAAAAGTATACCTTCCTGAAGAATTGAACATTAAAAAACTACACAGAAtgtatatttattatattatgaGCGAGAATCCTGATAACCTTGTTGGTTATACAACATTTCGTGAAATTTTTGAGCAAAATTTCAACatatcgtttggctaccctcgCAAAGACACGTGTAGCACATGCGACCTACAGAAGTCAGAAATAAGCCTCCTTGAACGCCAAATTGCCACTTgcactgaaattgaaacaatcatGAGACTGAAGAAAAGGAGCTGA
- the LOC123318668 gene encoding uncharacterized protein LOC123318668 has product MSFSILHLWNALLGQMFTFNISFFTCLQIRQDVEEAGPSDAPLELPSEDNIEDVSVQENIQNSQGVQTDITNQDFISMKVELSDLRQQLKQMRELTICVEVLEGNDIKTLYYSGLPTYMEFDKVSNLVVPYIKTNLNTVLSPSNQVLLTLMKLRLNLYFKDIAHRFGISPTTAANHFKTILAILCLRLKNFVFWPERETLLRTMPSYFKEAFQENTTVIIDCFEIKTERPNDMLAAAQTWSHYKHSRTVKYLIGITPQGSICFITEGWGGRASDKNHK; this is encoded by the coding sequence ATGTCTTTCTCTATTCTACATTTGTGGAATGCTTTACTAGGACAAATGTTCACATTTAATATATCATTTTTCACTTGCTTACAGATCAGGCAAGATGTGGAAGAAGCAGGACCATCTGATGCACCTCTTGAATTGCCTTCTGAAGACAATATTGAGGATGTATCGGTACAAGAAAATATCCAAAACTCACAAGGAGTCCAAACGGACATAACTAATCAAGATTTTATCTCAATGAAGGTAGAACTAAGCGATTTGAGACAGCAATTGAAGCAGATGAGAGAATTAACAATATGTGTGGAAGTATTAGAAGGCAACGATATCAAAACTCTTTATTATAGTGGCCTTCCAACATATATGGagtttgacaaagtttcaaatttaGTTGTGCCTTACATAAAAACTAATTTGAACACAGTGCTATCGCCCTCAAATCAAGTCTTATTGACACTTATGAAACTCAGATTAAACTTGTATTTCAAGGATATAGCACATAGATTTGGCATTAGTCCTACAACAGCGGCTAATcatttcaaaacaattttggccattttatgtttgagattaaagaattttgttttttggcCTGAGAGGGAAACATTATTAAGAACAATGCCTTCCTATTTTAAAGAGGCATTTCAGGAAAATACAACAGTTATTATTGACTGTTTTGAAATCAAAACAGAGAGACCAAATGATATGTTGGCAGCTGCTCAAACATGGTCACATTATAAGCATAGCCGAACTGTTAAATACTTAATAGGAATTACACCACAGGGCAGTATTTGCTTCATCACTGAAGGATGGGGAGGACGAGCATCTGACAAAAATCATAAATGA
- the LOC123318667 gene encoding uncharacterized protein LOC123318667, with product MDISKCWTEMSVIIKMPSFCAVVNCGKRGNRDVERFFRIPATLKNRGPHIETLSQQRREAWRKALKRVDFHESAQKYARICSRHFITGEPAHLEDNANPDWVPNQHMGYNTAHPLNVQAVERHTRKANRTKRLKQDDAEAFLRSLETQDAENEQEVEAVEYEEDSSGQGESGVGVQTDMKANDITVLEEQLHFCNSRIYSMESKLSKCELTEESFHNDDSKTLYFTGFPKSEMLFTIFQYICPNLSHKSHLSPFQQLLLTLMKLRLNLPFKYLSYRFSVSSSTCSDTFYKCIDILYEKFRNLVHWPERSQLRKNVPACFKENFGDRVAIIIDCFEIFTETPSNLLNAARFWSNYKHHQTVKFLIGITPQGVISYISEAWVGRTSDKYLTENCGFLSFILLGDIILADRGFLIRNEVEMLGGDLYIPAFTKGINQLHPVDLKNTGNIATVRIHVERVIGLLKRKFKICQGPIRYYAINI from the exons ATGGATATAAGCAAATGTTGGACAGAAATGTCCGTTATTATCAAAATGCCTTCATTTTGTGCGGTTGTTAACTGTGGTAAGAGAGGAAATAGAGATGTTGAGAGATTTTTTAGAATCCCAGCTACGTTGAAAAATCGTGGTCCACATATTGAGACATTGTCCCAACAACGTCGAGAAGCCTGGAGAAAAGCTTTGAAACGGGTGGACTTTCATGAATCCGCACAAAAATATGCAAGAATATGCTCTAGACATTTCATAACTG GAGAACCAGCCCACCTTGAAGACAATGCGAACCCTGACTGGGTCCCAAACCAGCACATGGGATATAATACTGCTCATCCCTTGAATGTACAGGCAGTTGAAAGACATACAAGAAAAGCTAATCGTACTAAACGTTTGAAACAG GATGATGCAGAAGCTTTTCTAAGATCATTGGAAACACAAGATGCAGAAAACGAACAGGAAGTTGAAGCAGTAGAATATGAAGAAGATAGTTCTGGACAAGGTGAATCTGGAGTTGGGGTACAAACTGACATGAAAGCAAATGATATTACAGTGTTGGAAGAACAACTGCATTTCTGCAACTCtagaatttattccatggaaaGTAAATTGTCAAAGTGTGAATTGACTGAGGAATCATTCCATAATGATGATTCGAAGACACTTTACTTCACAGGGTTTCCAAAATCAGAAATGCTCTTCACAATATTTCAGTACATTTGTCCGAACTTGTCTCACAAAAGCCATTTATCTCCATTTCAGCAACTGCTTCTTACTTTAATGAAACTTAGATTAAATTTGCCCTTTAAATATTTATCATATAGATTTTCAGTATCGTCAAGTACTTGTTCGGACACTTTTTATAAATGTATTGATATATTGTACGAGAAATTTCGAAACCTTGTGCATTGGCCGGAGAGGAGTCAGCTGAGGAAAAATGTACCTGCATGTTTTAAagaaaattttggagatagaGTTGCAATTATAATTGATTGtttcgaaatattcactgaAACTCCATCAAATCTATTGAATGCTGCTCGATTTTGGTCAAACTACAAGCACCATCAGAca gttaagttTTTAATCGGAATAACCCCTCAAGGAGTGATATCCTATATATCTGAGGCATGGGTTGGAAGGACCAGTGACAAATATTTGACGGAAAATTGTGGATTTTTAAGTTTCATCTTACTAGGGGATATCATTTTGGCAGATCGAGGTTTTTTAATTAGAAATGAAGTTGAAATGTTGGGAGGTGACCTCTACATCCCAGCTTTCACAAAGGGCATAAACCAACTTCATCCTGTGGATTTGAAAAACACGGGGAATATCGCCACAGTGAGAATTCACGTAGAACGTGTTATTGGCTTGCTGAAGAGAAAGTTCAAAATTTGCCAAGGTCCAATTCGTTACTATGCTATCAACATCTAG
- the LOC123318355 gene encoding uncharacterized protein LOC123318355 → MENYSYQIVVNIEGGDKTIIVPDMGTAQLLLNDSDAENLESEAFQTQQYQASNFEELADSLESEAFQTEDEENIFTNEEGVIWIKKKPTDTDIAATHLMLRLREQKKEQFNNKKNNKRQLWAGIAEELTRNQFMLGANGGERCRQKFANLTKSYLKYLRNQKTTGAAFMEHPPFFEEVHSILGEKHKTQLKHLVDSLEDEPMPEA, encoded by the exons atggaGAATTATAGCTATCAGATAGTAGTCAATATAGAAGGGGGGGACAAAACAATTATTGTGCCTGATATGGGGACTGCCCAACTTTTATTGAAtg ATTCTGATGCAGAGAATTTGGAGAGTGAAG CTTTTCAAACTCAGCAATATCAGGCATCGAATTTCGAAGAGCTTGCAGATAGTTTGGAGAGTGAAG CTTTTCAAACAGAAGATGAGGAGaatatttttacaaatgagGAAGGTGTGATTTGGATCAAAAAAAAACCTACTGATACCGATATTGCCGCCACACATCTCATGTTGAGATTAAGAGAACAGAAAAAGGAGCagtttaataataaaaaaaataacaagagaCAGCTATGGGCTGGGATAGCTGAAGAGCTGACAAGGAACCAATTTATGTTGGGGGCGAATGGCGGTGAAAGGTGCCGCCAAAAATTCGCAAATTTGACAAAGTCCTACTTGAAATATTTAAGAAACCAGAAGACAACAGGGGCAGCCTTCATGGAGCATCCTCCATTTTTTGAGGAGGTCCACTCAATCTTAG GTGAGAAGCACAAAACTCAACTCAAGCATTTAGTGGACAGCTTGGAGGATGAGCCCATGCCTGAGGCCTGA